One part of the Paenibacillus thermoaerophilus genome encodes these proteins:
- a CDS encoding carbohydrate ABC transporter permease: protein MNSRKDIGWYLLFTMPLLFIFTTVVLIPFIIGIGYSFVSWDGIPANPKTFVGFDNYVELFKDKRFLQSAWHTVQFTLLALIIVNVSGLLLALLVTAGLRVSNAARTMFFLPNLIGGLILGYIWQFIFTDIFKFIGEKTGLEHIFFNWLLDPKFALYAMVIVFTWQMAGYTMIIYIAGIQGIPDDLIEAAKVDGANLRQRLTKIVFPLLMPSFTVCLFLTLSGAFKIFDVNLSLTKGGPNNATEMFAMNIYNEIFAYSHYGLGQAKAIIFFLIVAILTLTQVAITKKREVQM from the coding sequence ATGAATTCAAGAAAGGACATCGGGTGGTACCTTCTCTTTACGATGCCCTTGCTGTTTATATTCACGACGGTCGTATTAATTCCGTTTATTATCGGAATCGGCTATTCGTTCGTGAGCTGGGACGGCATACCGGCCAACCCGAAGACGTTTGTCGGTTTTGACAACTACGTCGAGCTGTTCAAGGACAAACGGTTTCTTCAGTCCGCCTGGCACACGGTTCAGTTCACCTTGTTGGCGCTGATTATCGTGAACGTGTCGGGGCTGTTGCTGGCGCTGCTCGTGACGGCCGGGCTGCGTGTCAGCAACGCCGCGCGGACGATGTTTTTCCTGCCGAACCTGATCGGCGGTCTGATTCTCGGGTATATTTGGCAATTCATCTTTACGGACATCTTCAAATTCATCGGCGAAAAAACGGGGCTGGAGCATATTTTCTTTAACTGGCTGCTGGACCCGAAGTTTGCGCTGTACGCGATGGTTATCGTCTTTACGTGGCAGATGGCCGGATATACGATGATTATTTATATCGCCGGCATCCAGGGCATTCCGGACGATTTGATCGAGGCCGCCAAGGTGGACGGCGCGAACCTGCGGCAAAGGCTGACGAAAATCGTGTTCCCGCTGTTGATGCCTTCCTTCACCGTTTGCTTGTTCCTGACGTTGTCCGGCGCCTTCAAAATTTTCGATGTCAACCTGTCGTTGACGAAGGGCGGACCGAACAACGCCACGGAGATGTTCGCGATGAATATTTACAATGAAATATTCGCCTACAGCCACTATGGGCTCGGCCAGGCTAAAGCGATCATATTTTTCCTGATCGTGGCGATCCTGACGTTGACCCAGGTTGCCATCACGAAGAAGAGAGAGGTGCAAATGTAA
- a CDS encoding carbohydrate ABC transporter permease, with protein MKRTSKWILELLLVLVALAFLSPVYIMVVNSFKNRAELYENALALPSSLSFEYYVKAMEKMNFLNAFANSLYVTIVSVIIVVILASMTAWMLVRKDNKISKTIFMTFVATMLIPFQTLMMPLMQVMDWIRTHLHIPMLNTHEGLIYMNVGFHASMAVFLYHGFIKSIPVALEEAATLDGCSKFGVFWRIVFPMLKTITVTIAILDVISMWNDYLLPSLTLSDKDLRTIPLSTFYFFGEFTIVWNLAMAGLTLAIVPVVVFYFFAQKYIIKGIAAGAVK; from the coding sequence ATGAAACGAACAAGCAAATGGATATTGGAATTGTTGCTTGTCCTTGTTGCGCTTGCATTCCTCTCTCCGGTCTATATCATGGTCGTCAACTCCTTCAAGAACCGCGCGGAACTGTATGAGAACGCTCTGGCCTTGCCTTCATCGCTAAGCTTCGAATACTACGTCAAAGCGATGGAGAAGATGAACTTTCTCAACGCGTTCGCCAACTCCTTGTACGTGACGATCGTTTCGGTCATTATCGTCGTGATTTTGGCTTCTATGACGGCGTGGATGCTGGTCAGGAAGGACAACAAGATCAGCAAAACGATCTTTATGACGTTTGTCGCCACGATGCTGATTCCGTTCCAGACGCTGATGATGCCGCTGATGCAAGTGATGGACTGGATTCGCACGCATCTTCATATCCCGATGCTGAATACGCATGAGGGCTTGATCTATATGAACGTCGGCTTCCATGCCAGCATGGCGGTGTTCCTGTATCACGGCTTCATCAAATCGATTCCGGTCGCCCTGGAGGAAGCCGCGACGCTGGACGGCTGCAGCAAGTTCGGCGTGTTCTGGCGGATCGTGTTCCCGATGCTGAAGACGATTACGGTCACGATTGCGATTCTGGACGTCATCTCGATGTGGAACGACTACTTGCTTCCGTCTCTGACGCTGTCCGATAAAGATCTGCGGACGATTCCGCTGTCGACCTTCTATTTCTTCGGCGAATTCACCATCGTGTGGAATCTGGCGATGGCCGGGCTGACGCTGGCGATTGTGCCGGTTGTCGTCTTCTACTTTTTCGCGCAAAAATACATCATTAAAGGCATTGCAGCAGGAGCGGTTAAATGA
- a CDS encoding MerR family transcriptional regulator, with product MEYTVQKLGRLAGISPRTLRYYDEIGILKPARISSSGYRIYGQAEVDRLQQILFYRELGVSLDHIKQIMDSPGFDRVKALKEHREQLLGKRRQLDLLIANLDKTIASAEGRTTMADKEKFEGFIRKKVEDNEKAYGKEIREKYGDDAVNKSNQKVLNMTPEEYEEAARLAEEVSAVLAEAFKTGDPAGELAQKAADLHKRWLTFYWSEYNKEAHAALAQMYVDDERFRAYYDSKQPGTAEFLRDAIRIYTGVNR from the coding sequence ATGGAATACACCGTACAGAAGCTGGGGCGCCTGGCCGGGATCAGCCCCAGAACGCTTCGGTATTACGACGAGATCGGGATTCTGAAGCCGGCCAGAATCAGCTCGTCCGGATACCGGATTTACGGTCAGGCGGAAGTTGACCGGCTGCAGCAAATCCTGTTCTACAGGGAACTCGGGGTCAGTCTGGACCACATCAAGCAAATCATGGACTCCCCGGGCTTCGACCGGGTCAAAGCGCTGAAGGAACATCGCGAGCAGCTCCTCGGCAAGAGACGGCAGTTGGATTTGCTTATCGCCAATCTGGACAAAACGATCGCTTCGGCAGAAGGGAGAACCACGATGGCCGACAAGGAAAAATTCGAAGGATTCATACGAAAAAAGGTGGAAGACAACGAGAAAGCATACGGGAAAGAAATCCGCGAGAAGTATGGCGACGATGCCGTAAACAAGTCGAATCAGAAGGTGTTGAACATGACGCCCGAGGAGTACGAAGAGGCGGCGCGGCTGGCAGAGGAGGTGTCCGCCGTTCTGGCCGAAGCGTTCAAAACCGGCGACCCCGCAGGCGAGCTCGCGCAAAAAGCGGCGGATTTGCATAAGCGGTGGTTGACCTTTTACTGGAGCGAGTACAACAAAGAAGCGCATGCGGCCCTGGCTCAAATGTATGTGGACGACGAGCGGTTTAGGGCGTATTACGACAGCAAGCAGCCGGGAACGGCCGAATTTTTGCGGGACGCCATCCGTATCTATACGGGCGTTAACCGATGA
- a CDS encoding glycoside hydrolase family 13 protein — translation MNKTWWKESVVYQVYWRSFYDSDGDGYGDLEGLIQKLDYIKELGVDIIWLNPVYESPDKDNGYDISDYEAIMPKAGTMEVWERLLSEVHARGMKLIMDLVVNHTSDRHPWFLESRSSRDNPKRNWYIWKDAKDGKAPTNWRSYFSPSAWEWDEATGQYYFHSFAVEQPDLNWENPELRQEIYRMMRFWLDKGIDGFRLDAIALLAKPKAFSDAENPADIRYLANNPGLHDYIREMNEQVFRHYDMMTVGETAFVSPEEGLKFVGEDRNELNTLFHFEVCDEMPSWDMRRFKEIQRRWYQVLWGKGSNSQFLNNHDHTRQVTRYGNDGPYRVQSAKLLATMLHTLPGIPYIYQGEEIGMTGVRFDSIDQYNDIAMKNRYEEEVRKGRDPQEVLRSLQALSRDNSRTPMQWNDSLNAGFTTGTPWINVNPNYKEINVEKDLADPNSIYRYYQKLIRLRKDHEVMVYGDFEELPEWMEDERLYVYTRTLGDTRWLIVLNHSDDPSSIRLPAAYREFTLNLLLSNYPENEADSADRIELRPHEARIYELRRP, via the coding sequence ATCAACAAGACCTGGTGGAAAGAATCCGTTGTGTATCAAGTGTATTGGAGGAGCTTTTACGACTCGGACGGCGACGGCTACGGCGATTTGGAAGGTCTGATCCAAAAGCTCGATTACATCAAGGAGTTGGGCGTCGATATCATCTGGCTGAACCCCGTATACGAGTCGCCCGACAAGGACAACGGATACGACATCTCCGACTACGAAGCCATCATGCCGAAAGCCGGCACGATGGAAGTCTGGGAAAGACTGCTCTCGGAGGTTCATGCCCGCGGGATGAAGCTGATCATGGATCTGGTCGTCAATCACACATCCGACCGGCATCCGTGGTTCCTGGAGTCGAGGTCGTCCCGGGACAATCCCAAGCGGAATTGGTATATATGGAAGGATGCGAAGGACGGAAAAGCCCCCACCAACTGGCGTTCGTACTTCTCGCCGTCGGCGTGGGAATGGGACGAGGCCACGGGGCAATATTACTTTCATTCGTTCGCCGTCGAACAGCCGGATTTGAATTGGGAGAACCCGGAATTGCGCCAGGAAATATACCGAATGATGAGATTTTGGCTGGATAAAGGCATAGACGGCTTCCGGCTGGACGCGATCGCGCTGCTGGCCAAGCCGAAAGCCTTCTCCGATGCGGAGAATCCGGCGGATATCCGGTATTTGGCGAACAATCCCGGTCTGCACGACTATATCCGGGAGATGAACGAGCAAGTTTTCCGACATTACGATATGATGACGGTGGGCGAAACGGCGTTTGTCTCTCCCGAAGAAGGTTTGAAATTCGTGGGGGAAGACCGCAATGAGTTAAATACGCTGTTTCATTTCGAAGTGTGCGACGAGATGCCGTCGTGGGACATGCGCCGCTTCAAGGAGATTCAGAGACGCTGGTATCAGGTTCTGTGGGGCAAAGGCTCGAATTCCCAGTTTTTGAATAACCACGACCATACGCGACAAGTCACCCGATACGGAAACGACGGCCCGTACCGGGTGCAATCCGCCAAGCTGCTCGCGACCATGCTGCACACCTTGCCGGGCATCCCTTATATTTATCAAGGCGAAGAAATCGGCATGACCGGCGTGCGGTTCGATTCCATCGACCAATACAACGATATCGCGATGAAGAACCGTTACGAGGAAGAAGTCCGGAAAGGCCGGGACCCGCAGGAGGTTCTGCGAAGCCTGCAAGCGCTCAGCCGCGACAATTCCCGTACGCCCATGCAATGGAACGATTCGCTGAATGCGGGATTTACGACCGGCACTCCGTGGATCAACGTGAATCCGAATTACAAAGAGATCAACGTGGAGAAGGATCTGGCCGATCCGAATTCCATTTACCGATACTATCAGAAGCTGATCCGGCTGCGCAAAGATCACGAAGTCATGGTGTACGGCGATTTCGAGGAGCTGCCGGAGTGGATGGAAGACGAACGTCTCTATGTGTATACCCGGACGTTGGGCGATACCCGCTGGCTAATCGTGCTCAATCACTCCGACGACCCGTCGTCTATACGATTGCCCGCCGCGTACCGGGAATTTACCTTGAACTTATTGTTGTCCAACTATCCGGAGAACGAAGCCGATTCCGCCGACCGTATCGAGCTTCGTCCCCACGAAGCGCGGATTTACGAGCTTCGCCGCCCGTAG
- a CDS encoding acryloyl-CoA reductase: MSSAFQALVVENADTFSVAVKDVSLDQLPAGEVLIRVAYSSVNYKDGLACIPDGKILKSYPFIPGIDLAGHVVSSADSRFREGQPILATGYGIGVTHYGGFSEYARLPADWVVPLPDGLSLREAMIYGTAGFTAALSIERLEENGLSPDKGDVLVTGATGGVGGAAIAMLSKKGYRVVASTGKPEAAAYLRSLGAAEVISREDTAGSGGKPLNKQRWQAAVDSVGGSSLAAILSQIAYGGSVAASGLTGGTAVPATVFPFILRGVNLLGIDSVFCPADRRRSLWARMAGDLKPHNLEALVHREVSLQELPQALSDILNANHKGRTILRLSAS, encoded by the coding sequence ATGTCCTCAGCCTTTCAAGCATTGGTAGTTGAAAATGCCGATACTTTTTCCGTCGCCGTCAAAGACGTTTCGCTCGATCAATTGCCTGCGGGGGAAGTCCTTATTCGAGTCGCCTATTCCAGCGTCAACTACAAGGACGGCTTGGCTTGTATTCCCGACGGCAAAATTCTGAAGTCATACCCATTTATCCCGGGAATCGATCTGGCGGGGCACGTCGTGTCGTCCGCCGACAGCCGCTTTCGCGAAGGGCAGCCCATTCTGGCCACCGGCTACGGCATCGGCGTGACCCACTACGGAGGGTTTAGCGAATATGCGCGGTTGCCGGCGGATTGGGTCGTCCCGCTGCCCGACGGACTGTCGCTGCGGGAAGCGATGATCTACGGAACCGCGGGCTTCACGGCCGCTTTATCCATCGAACGCTTGGAGGAGAACGGTTTGTCGCCCGACAAGGGGGACGTCCTGGTGACGGGAGCGACCGGAGGCGTGGGCGGAGCCGCCATTGCCATGCTGAGCAAGAAAGGCTATCGTGTCGTGGCCAGCACGGGCAAGCCGGAGGCTGCCGCTTATTTGCGGTCGCTTGGCGCCGCCGAGGTTATCTCCCGCGAGGACACGGCCGGAAGCGGCGGCAAGCCGCTGAACAAGCAGCGCTGGCAGGCCGCCGTCGATTCGGTCGGGGGAAGCTCCCTGGCCGCCATATTGAGCCAGATCGCCTACGGCGGTTCCGTTGCCGCAAGCGGCCTGACCGGGGGGACGGCTGTGCCGGCGACCGTCTTCCCGTTTATTCTGCGCGGAGTGAACCTGCTCGGCATCGATTCCGTCTTTTGCCCCGCCGACCGCAGACGAAGTCTGTGGGCGCGCATGGCCGGTGACTTAAAGCCGCATAATCTCGAAGCGCTCGTACACCGCGAAGTTTCGCTTCAGGAGCTGCCTCAAGCGCTCTCGGACATATTGAATGCCAACCACAAAGGGCGCACGATCCTCCGCTTGTCCGCGAGTTGA
- a CDS encoding cupin domain-containing protein, whose amino-acid sequence MAISYMDYTSPYVQFTYDLSDNLFFKKNDRNYINALSIKQLNTLGNVSLLDIYLSTGNIVEPHYHQNASELVYCVSGAAVVSLINPFTQELLNFPIRPGQVANVPQAWWHYEIATVDNTHLLAVFDAPIPEFIGGSDLLRLTPAEVLAHSYCLDEAKVKETLAPITRTVFIGPPHDCKKYQARHQAADHTAHIDQSHGHPAYGYSYQHPQKYDFPQQQPVIIGNGRAFANSNGIG is encoded by the coding sequence GTGGCGATTTCATATATGGACTACACTTCGCCATACGTGCAGTTTACTTACGATCTGAGCGACAATCTGTTCTTCAAAAAAAACGACCGGAATTACATTAACGCTCTTTCCATCAAGCAACTGAACACGTTGGGAAATGTATCCCTGCTCGATATTTACCTCAGCACGGGCAACATCGTCGAGCCCCACTACCATCAAAACGCCTCGGAATTGGTGTATTGCGTATCCGGAGCGGCTGTCGTCTCGCTGATCAACCCGTTCACGCAAGAGCTACTCAACTTCCCGATCCGGCCGGGCCAGGTGGCGAATGTGCCTCAAGCCTGGTGGCATTACGAAATCGCGACGGTCGACAACACGCATTTGTTGGCGGTCTTCGATGCGCCCATTCCGGAATTTATCGGCGGTTCCGATCTCCTGCGCTTGACCCCGGCCGAAGTGCTCGCGCATTCGTATTGCCTCGACGAGGCAAAAGTCAAAGAAACGCTGGCTCCCATCACCCGCACGGTCTTCATCGGCCCGCCCCACGATTGCAAGAAGTATCAGGCGCGGCATCAAGCGGCGGACCATACGGCCCATATTGACCAGTCGCATGGCCACCCGGCCTATGGTTACAGTTATCAGCATCCGCAGAAATATGATTTTCCGCAGCAACAACCCGTCATCATCGGCAATGGCAGAGCTTTCGCGAATTCGAACGGAATCGGATAA